In the Flagellimonas sp. MMG031 genome, one interval contains:
- the cdaA gene encoding diadenylate cyclase CdaA, whose protein sequence is MDFLNFLEFKITDIIDIVLVAALLYYIYKLVKGTVAINIFIGIVIVWALWKLTELLQMKMISSMVGGFMNIGLIALIIVFQQEIRKFLLMIGSTNFASKRNIFKHFKFLKQEAISTNTDVEAIIGACERMATSKTGALIVIERNNSMDFVKSTGDAMDIKVTQPILESIFFKNSPLHDGAIVIQDNSITATRVILPVSNDRNIPLRFGLRHRAAVGITEKTDALCLVVSEETGSISYIKNGDFVPFKGREELIKRIKKDLEQ, encoded by the coding sequence TTGGATTTTCTAAATTTTCTCGAGTTCAAGATTACGGATATCATCGATATTGTCCTCGTGGCCGCACTCCTCTATTACATCTACAAACTGGTCAAGGGCACGGTTGCCATCAATATTTTTATAGGGATCGTGATTGTTTGGGCGCTTTGGAAACTTACCGAGCTGCTCCAAATGAAAATGATCAGTAGCATGGTAGGCGGGTTTATGAATATTGGTTTGATTGCCCTCATCATCGTTTTCCAGCAAGAGATACGCAAGTTTTTATTGATGATCGGCTCCACCAACTTTGCCTCGAAACGGAATATTTTCAAGCACTTTAAATTCCTCAAGCAGGAGGCCATTTCCACCAACACCGATGTGGAGGCCATTATCGGAGCCTGTGAACGTATGGCCACCTCCAAAACAGGTGCGCTCATTGTAATCGAGCGCAACAATTCCATGGACTTTGTAAAATCCACTGGGGATGCGATGGACATTAAAGTGACCCAGCCCATTCTTGAAAGCATTTTCTTTAAAAATAGTCCCTTGCACGACGGTGCCATTGTGATTCAGGATAACTCGATAACCGCGACTCGGGTGATATTGCCCGTGTCCAACGACCGGAACATTCCCCTACGCTTTGGTCTACGACACCGGGCGGCCGTGGGCATCACCGAAAAAACGGATGCCCTCTGCCTAGTAGTGAGCGAGGAAACAGGGTCGATATCCTACATTAAAAATGGAGATTTTGTACCCTTTAAGGGAAGGGAAGAATTAATCAAACGCATTAAAAAGGATTTGGAGCAATGA
- a CDS encoding DUF3667 domain-containing protein, with amino-acid sequence MTCKNCDARLRTDYLYCPACGAKVIRNRITIKNLWTDFLERYFNLDNTFIRTVVHLTTTPEVVIEGYLQGIRRKYLNPISYMGIAITLSGLIVFLMVKSGDAMNFDMLNNNVSTRYQEKLMDFILDYQALIFLLFVPMMTIAGWLCFDQKRYNFAERTIIFMYALAHYSLVIFLPSIIVLFFIPEQYFIFSFIGILFMVVYTTYVIIRISKSRGVKLIVRLLLFYFILLILYFAFSIALPLFLLLIGELKVEDFLPPQES; translated from the coding sequence ATGACCTGCAAAAATTGTGACGCAAGATTGCGAACGGATTATTTGTATTGTCCCGCTTGTGGCGCAAAAGTGATACGCAACCGAATCACCATAAAAAATCTTTGGACAGACTTTTTAGAGCGATATTTCAATTTAGATAATACGTTTATCAGGACCGTAGTACATTTAACTACTACACCAGAGGTGGTCATTGAGGGGTATCTTCAAGGAATTCGCAGGAAATACCTTAACCCGATAAGTTATATGGGGATTGCGATAACACTTTCGGGGCTTATCGTTTTTTTGATGGTCAAATCGGGTGATGCCATGAATTTCGATATGCTAAACAATAATGTGAGTACGAGGTATCAGGAAAAATTGATGGATTTTATCCTAGACTACCAAGCACTTATTTTTTTATTGTTTGTTCCCATGATGACCATTGCTGGTTGGCTATGTTTTGACCAAAAAAGGTATAATTTCGCCGAACGTACCATCATTTTTATGTACGCCCTTGCTCATTATAGCTTGGTCATCTTTCTTCCATCTATTATTGTCCTGTTCTTTATTCCAGAACAGTATTTCATTTTCTCATTTATTGGTATTCTTTTCATGGTGGTTTATACCACATACGTCATTATTCGCATTTCGAAATCAAGGGGAGTAAAACTGATTGTAAGACTATTACTTTTTTATTTTATTCTGCTTATTCTTTATTTCGCCTTTTCCATTGCCCTTCCACTATTCCTGCTTTTGATCGGCGAGCTAAAAGTTGAAGATTTCTTGCCTCCGCAGGAAAGTTAA
- a CDS encoding ABC transporter ATP-binding protein has product MSKKDDAGKAFDFRLFKRVFSRTRPYRGIFWLVAIVAILSAAFAIGIPLLVKTIINQSLESKDGGQLLTNVLYMLAFLLGQVVTQLLFNYYANLLGESVIRDIRINLFEKMTSFKMTYFDNSSIGVLVTRAVADMQRIGEIFSQGFFMIVADVLKMLSAAIIMVVINWKLALIVFAILPVILIATRLFQQAMKVAFIEVRAQVSNLNSFVQERIAGMKIVQLFNREEIEKEKFRVINEKHQNAWLKTVWYNSIFFPVAEISNSIGIGLVVYFGVIQNIQNVGMDNKGAIVAFFFLMDLLFRPLRQIADKFNTLQMGMVAANRVFKILDTDSHIDDNGTVEKKDVKGDIEFRDVHFGYVPDEEVLHGISFKVKAGETVAIVGATGAGKSTIINLLNRFYEINSGKILVDDVSLEDYTLKSLRSHIAIVLQDVFLFADTIANNISLRDEKVTTEQIEAAAKQIGVHEFISSLPGGYQYNVKERGTMLSSGQRQLIAFLRAYVSNPSILILDEATSSVDTYSEQLIQQATDKITEGRTSIIIAHRLATIKKADKIIVMDAGKIIETGTHKELLDKGGYYNDLYNAQFLAEEVA; this is encoded by the coding sequence ATGAGCAAAAAGGATGATGCAGGCAAGGCGTTTGATTTTCGCCTTTTTAAACGGGTTTTTTCACGGACCAGGCCCTATCGGGGCATTTTTTGGTTGGTGGCCATCGTGGCTATCCTCTCCGCCGCATTTGCCATTGGGATACCCTTGTTGGTAAAAACCATTATCAACCAATCGTTGGAAAGTAAGGATGGCGGGCAATTGCTCACCAATGTACTTTACATGTTGGCCTTTCTGTTGGGGCAGGTAGTCACGCAGTTGTTATTTAACTATTATGCCAACCTTTTGGGCGAATCGGTCATACGAGATATTCGAATCAACCTATTTGAGAAGATGACCAGCTTTAAAATGACCTATTTCGATAATTCTTCTATCGGCGTATTGGTTACGAGAGCGGTCGCCGATATGCAGCGTATCGGTGAAATCTTTAGCCAAGGATTCTTTATGATTGTTGCCGATGTCCTGAAGATGTTATCTGCCGCCATCATCATGGTAGTGATCAACTGGAAATTGGCGTTGATCGTGTTCGCTATTCTCCCCGTAATTTTGATAGCAACGCGTCTTTTTCAACAAGCGATGAAAGTTGCATTCATCGAGGTGAGGGCCCAAGTGTCCAACTTAAATTCCTTTGTGCAGGAGCGTATTGCAGGGATGAAAATCGTGCAGCTCTTTAACCGCGAGGAAATTGAAAAGGAAAAGTTTCGTGTTATCAACGAAAAGCATCAAAATGCCTGGTTGAAGACCGTTTGGTACAACTCTATATTTTTTCCCGTAGCGGAAATATCCAACTCTATTGGGATTGGCTTGGTGGTCTATTTTGGCGTCATCCAAAACATCCAGAATGTGGGAATGGACAACAAAGGAGCTATTGTCGCCTTCTTTTTCTTGATGGATCTCTTGTTCCGGCCATTGCGCCAGATCGCGGATAAGTTCAATACGCTGCAGATGGGAATGGTAGCGGCCAACCGTGTGTTCAAGATTTTGGATACCGATAGCCATATTGACGATAATGGAACCGTGGAGAAGAAAGATGTGAAAGGTGATATCGAGTTTAGGGATGTCCATTTTGGCTATGTGCCCGATGAGGAAGTACTGCACGGGATTTCCTTTAAGGTGAAGGCAGGGGAGACTGTTGCCATTGTTGGTGCCACGGGTGCGGGGAAATCCACGATCATCAATCTGCTCAACCGATTCTATGAAATCAATTCCGGGAAAATCTTGGTGGATGATGTAAGCTTGGAGGATTATACCTTAAAATCCTTGCGTTCCCATATTGCGATAGTGTTGCAGGACGTTTTCCTATTTGCCGATACCATTGCCAATAATATTTCGCTCCGTGACGAGAAGGTGACAACCGAACAAATAGAGGCAGCGGCCAAACAGATTGGCGTGCACGAGTTTATTTCGAGTCTTCCAGGGGGCTACCAATACAACGTGAAGGAACGGGGCACCATGCTCTCCAGTGGCCAACGCCAATTGATTGCCTTTTTACGTGCCTACGTGAGCAACCCTAGTATCTTGATTTTGGATGAGGCTACATCATCAGTAGATACCTATTCCGAACAATTGATCCAACAAGCTACCGATAAGATAACCGAAGGTAGGACCTCTATTATTATAGCGCACCGTTTGGCGACCATCAAAAAGGCAGATAAAATCATAGTGATGGACGCGGGTAAAATCATTGAGACGGGCACCCACAAGGAATTGTTGGACAAGGGCGGTTACTACAACGACCTTTACAATGCACAGTTCTTGGCGGAGGAAGTGGCTTAA
- the truA gene encoding tRNA pseudouridine(38-40) synthase TruA, translating into MRYFIQFSYFGKAYHGWQNQPNAITVQEVLEKALSTLLRETIEVVGAGRTDAGVHAKQMFAHFDVERISDVEELVYRLNAFLPDDIAVQHLRQVPEDAHARFDAVERTYEYWVVKEKHPFLWDHAHWVKYPLDMDAMNKAAKILLDHTDFECFSKSNTDVKTFNCDVREAYWKVDSEKWVFTITADRFLRNMVRAVVGTLLDVGTGKMSPQDIHNVIASKDRGEAGVSVPAKGLYLTKVSYTKEIFDEQKG; encoded by the coding sequence TTGAGATATTTTATCCAATTTTCTTATTTCGGAAAGGCGTACCACGGCTGGCAGAACCAACCCAATGCCATTACGGTGCAAGAGGTACTGGAAAAGGCCCTTTCCACCTTGCTCCGTGAAACTATCGAGGTGGTGGGGGCCGGAAGGACTGATGCCGGGGTCCATGCCAAGCAGATGTTCGCACATTTTGATGTAGAACGTATTTCGGATGTGGAAGAGCTGGTGTACCGTTTGAATGCCTTTTTGCCCGATGATATTGCGGTGCAGCACCTACGGCAGGTTCCAGAGGATGCCCATGCCCGTTTTGATGCTGTGGAACGGACTTACGAATATTGGGTGGTGAAGGAGAAACATCCTTTTTTGTGGGACCACGCCCACTGGGTAAAGTATCCTTTGGATATGGATGCGATGAACAAAGCAGCCAAAATCCTATTGGACCATACCGATTTTGAATGTTTTTCCAAATCCAATACCGATGTGAAAACCTTTAACTGTGATGTTAGGGAAGCCTACTGGAAAGTCGATTCTGAAAAATGGGTGTTCACAATCACGGCAGATAGATTTCTACGGAATATGGTTCGTGCAGTTGTGGGTACACTGTTGGATGTTGGCACGGGGAAAATGTCGCCCCAAGACATCCACAACGTAATTGCAAGTAAAGATAGGGGAGAGGCAGGCGTCTCCGTCCCCGCAAAAGGATTATATTTGACCAAGGTTAGCTACACAAAAGAAATTTTTGATGAGCAAAAAGGATGA
- a CDS encoding metallophosphoesterase family protein codes for MTKILLLSDTHGHMDETILKYAAQADEVWHAGDIGNLSVTDRLKELKPVRGVFGNIDDHVIQKEFPENNRFMCEGVDVWITHIGGYPNRYNVRVLDEIRSNPPKLFICGHSHILKVMHDKKLGLLHMNPGACGKHGFHQVRTMLRFVIDGEKISDLEVVELGKR; via the coding sequence ATGACAAAGATTTTATTGCTTTCCGATACGCATGGACATATGGATGAGACCATTCTGAAATATGCCGCCCAGGCCGACGAAGTTTGGCACGCCGGCGATATTGGGAACCTTTCTGTAACCGATAGATTGAAAGAGTTAAAACCTGTTCGGGGAGTGTTCGGAAACATTGACGACCATGTGATTCAAAAAGAGTTTCCGGAAAACAATCGATTTATGTGCGAAGGGGTCGATGTATGGATCACGCACATTGGCGGATACCCCAATCGATACAACGTTCGTGTGCTGGACGAAATTAGGAGCAATCCGCCAAAACTTTTTATTTGCGGTCATTCCCATATTCTAAAGGTGATGCATGATAAAAAATTGGGGCTTTTGCACATGAACCCTGGAGCTTGCGGAAAGCATGGTTTCCATCAAGTGCGAACCATGTTGCGGTTTGTAATCGATGGGGAAAAAATAAGCGATTTGGAGGTGGTTGAACTTGGAAAAAGATGA